One Pseudomonas entomophila genomic window carries:
- a CDS encoding ion transporter encodes MDNPSSLRERLYVIVFQTDTVAGRRFDKILLLIILASLVTVILDSIDDVHRNYAGLLAGIEWGFTAIFLAEYITRLYCSPKPLRYAFSFYGLVDLLAIVPGILALYYSDAQYLLIIRVIRMLRIFRVLKLSPYLKQAHYLLAALQGSKQKIIVFLVSVSTLVTVFGTLMYVIEGPEHGFTSIPKGIYWAIVTLTTVGFGDIVPKTPLGQVLSSLVMITGYSIIAVPTGIFTAELANALRGEQLQHDCPTCAKHHHEHGAAFCSRCGNALFPKQ; translated from the coding sequence ATGGACAACCCTTCGAGCTTGCGCGAGCGGCTCTACGTCATCGTCTTCCAGACCGACACCGTTGCTGGAAGACGCTTCGACAAGATCCTTCTGCTGATCATCCTGGCCAGCCTGGTCACGGTGATCCTCGACAGCATCGACGACGTGCACCGCAACTACGCCGGACTGCTGGCGGGTATCGAATGGGGCTTCACGGCCATCTTTCTCGCCGAGTACATCACCCGCCTGTACTGCTCGCCCAAGCCGCTGCGCTACGCCTTCAGCTTCTACGGGCTGGTCGACCTGCTGGCGATCGTGCCGGGCATCCTCGCCCTGTACTACAGCGACGCCCAGTACTTGCTGATCATCCGCGTGATCCGCATGCTGCGGATCTTCCGCGTGCTCAAGCTCAGCCCCTACCTGAAGCAGGCCCACTACCTGCTGGCGGCGCTGCAGGGCAGCAAGCAGAAGATCATCGTGTTCCTGGTCAGCGTGTCGACCCTGGTCACCGTGTTCGGCACACTGATGTATGTGATCGAAGGGCCGGAGCATGGCTTTACCAGCATCCCCAAGGGCATTTACTGGGCCATCGTCACCCTGACCACCGTGGGCTTCGGCGATATCGTGCCGAAGACGCCGCTGGGGCAGGTGCTGTCGTCGCTGGTGATGATCACTGGTTATTCGATCATTGCCGTGCCCACCGGCATCTTCACCGCCGAACTGGCCAATGCCCTGCGCGGCGAACAGCTGCAGCACGACTGCCCGACCTGCGCCAAGCATCACCATGAGCATGGCGCGGCGTTCTGTTCGCGGTGTGGCAATGCGTTGTTCCCCAAGCAGTGA
- a CDS encoding class I SAM-dependent methyltransferase: protein MTPTIATLEQHLLAALDPAPQETRRLFHGRGRCWPGLEQITVDWLDGVLLVALFREPPEGQLAELEEMLKALAQRPQWAGQAILLQHRYLPDSPGQWLLGEPCQQREVVEDGLAYLLDLGVRQNNGLFLDMRYGRRWVREQAAGKRVLNLFAYTCGFSVAAIAGGAEQVVNLDMAKSALSRGRDNHRLNGHDASRVAYLGHELFKSWGKVRKYGPYDLIIIDPPTFQRGSFVLTQDYGKILRRLPELLSEGGTVLACVNDPGIGPQFLIDGMAEQAPELAFVERLENPPEFPDADPEGGLKALVFRSQA, encoded by the coding sequence ATGACCCCGACCATCGCCACCCTCGAGCAGCACCTGCTCGCCGCCCTCGATCCCGCACCCCAGGAAACCCGCCGCCTGTTTCATGGCCGTGGCCGTTGCTGGCCGGGGCTGGAACAGATCACCGTCGACTGGTTGGATGGCGTGCTGCTGGTGGCGCTGTTCCGCGAGCCGCCCGAGGGCCAGCTGGCTGAGCTGGAGGAAATGCTCAAGGCCCTGGCGCAACGCCCGCAGTGGGCAGGCCAGGCCATTCTCCTGCAACACCGCTACTTGCCCGACAGCCCCGGCCAATGGCTGCTGGGCGAGCCCTGCCAGCAGCGCGAGGTGGTCGAGGATGGGCTTGCGTACCTGCTCGACCTCGGCGTGCGGCAGAACAACGGCCTGTTCCTCGACATGCGTTATGGGCGTCGCTGGGTGCGCGAGCAGGCGGCGGGCAAGCGGGTGCTCAACCTGTTCGCCTATACCTGCGGTTTCTCCGTGGCGGCGATCGCCGGCGGCGCCGAGCAGGTGGTCAACCTGGACATGGCCAAGTCGGCATTGTCCCGTGGCCGCGACAACCACAGGCTCAACGGCCATGACGCTTCGCGGGTCGCCTACCTGGGGCATGAGCTGTTCAAGTCGTGGGGCAAGGTACGCAAGTATGGGCCGTACGACCTGATCATCATCGACCCGCCGACCTTTCAGCGCGGCAGCTTCGTGCTGACCCAGGACTACGGCAAGATCCTGCGGCGGTTGCCGGAGTTGTTGAGCGAGGGTGGGACGGTGCTGGCCTGTGTCAACGACCCGGGGATCGGGCCGCAGTTCCTGATCGATGGCATGGCCGAGCAAGCGCCGGAACTGGCGTTTGTCGAACGGCTGGAGAACCCGCCAGAATTTCCGGATGCCGACCCCGAGGGTGGGTTGAAGGCATTGGTGTTTCGTTCGCAGGCTTGA
- a CDS encoding sulfate ABC transporter substrate-binding protein, with protein MKKLFSASLLAAGLALGNLAQAAPTLLNVSYDVMRDFYKDYNPAFQKHWDKEHNEKVNVQMSFGGSSKQARAVIDGLPADVITMNMATDINALADNGKLVPDNWVTRLPNNSAPFTSATVFIVRKGNPKALKDWPDLLKDGVQVIVPNPKTSGNGRYTYLSAWGYVLKQGGDESKARDFVGKLFKQAPVLDTGGRAATTTFMTNQIGDVLVTFENEAEMIAREFGRDQFEVIYPSVSAEAEPPVSVVDKVVAKKGTQAVAEEYLKYLWSPEAQEIAANNYLRPRDAAVLAKYTDRFPKVDFLSVEKTFGDWRTVQKTHFNDGGVFDQIYTNK; from the coding sequence GTGAAAAAACTTTTCAGCGCCTCGCTGCTCGCCGCAGGCCTGGCCCTGGGCAACCTCGCCCAGGCCGCTCCCACCCTGCTCAACGTCTCCTACGACGTGATGCGCGACTTCTACAAGGACTACAACCCGGCGTTCCAGAAGCACTGGGATAAAGAGCACAACGAGAAGGTCAATGTGCAGATGTCCTTCGGCGGCTCGAGCAAGCAGGCGCGCGCGGTGATCGATGGCCTGCCGGCCGACGTGATCACCATGAACATGGCCACCGACATCAACGCCCTGGCCGACAACGGCAAGCTGGTGCCGGACAACTGGGTGACGCGCCTGCCGAACAACAGCGCGCCGTTCACCTCGGCCACCGTGTTCATCGTGCGCAAGGGCAACCCGAAAGCGCTGAAGGACTGGCCAGACCTGCTCAAGGACGGCGTGCAGGTGATCGTGCCCAACCCCAAGACCTCGGGTAACGGCCGCTACACCTACCTCTCGGCCTGGGGCTACGTGCTCAAGCAAGGCGGTGACGAAAGCAAGGCCCGCGACTTCGTCGGCAAGCTGTTCAAGCAGGCGCCGGTGCTCGACACCGGTGGCCGCGCCGCCACCACCACCTTCATGACCAACCAGATTGGTGATGTGCTGGTGACCTTCGAGAACGAAGCCGAGATGATCGCCCGCGAGTTCGGCCGCGACCAGTTCGAAGTGATCTACCCGAGCGTGTCGGCCGAAGCCGAACCGCCAGTGAGCGTGGTCGACAAGGTGGTGGCGAAGAAAGGCACCCAGGCCGTGGCCGAGGAGTACCTGAAGTACCTGTGGTCGCCGGAGGCCCAGGAGATCGCCGCCAACAACTACCTGCGCCCACGTGACGCCGCAGTGCTGGCCAAGTACACCGACCGCTTCCCGAAAGTCGACTTCCTGTCGGTGGAGAAGACTTTCGGTGACTGGCGCACCGTGCAGAAGACCCACTTCAACGACGGTGGCGTGTTCGACCAGATCTACACCAACAAGTAA
- a CDS encoding DUF2846 domain-containing protein — protein MQAEVAHYTLPKAAVADKGLVYVVRPSTTGMMVRFNVFLDDKEADSEMGYNRGNQYIYFYVTPGKHVISSKAENWADMTVNVKAGEVIYLKQEVEMGLVMARNNLKVLSDLEGRYLVKDASLGTIAKESK, from the coding sequence ATGCAGGCGGAAGTCGCGCATTACACGCTGCCCAAGGCCGCGGTAGCCGACAAGGGCCTGGTCTATGTGGTCCGCCCCAGCACCACCGGGATGATGGTGCGCTTCAATGTCTTCCTCGATGACAAGGAAGCCGACTCGGAAATGGGCTACAACCGTGGCAACCAGTACATCTACTTCTACGTGACGCCGGGCAAGCACGTGATCAGCTCCAAGGCCGAGAACTGGGCTGACATGACGGTCAACGTGAAGGCGGGTGAAGTCATCTACCTCAAGCAGGAAGTTGAAATGGGCCTGGTCATGGCGCGCAACAACCTCAAGGTGCTGAGCGATCTCGAAGGTCGCTACCTGGTCAAGGACGCGTCGCTGGGCACCATCGCCAAAGAGAGCAAGTAA
- a CDS encoding urea transporter, whose translation MYTKNFVNPCPDWATALLNGFSQVLLLRNPLCGLCCLLAILLTAPDLVGGALLGALAGLLTAQRRGYDRADRQAGLYCYNGVLIGLLISAVLPWSAILPPLIIAAGGLSSMLTHQWRKRGGKLLVAYTAPFVLLGWATLLMATPSANGYVEADPVYALLRGVGQIFLLDKPMAGLLIVIGMYFANPYAATWAVIGSAIGGGVALLAGEAQGAWLGLYGFNAALAALAFSRQGEKPWMTLLAIACALLLQPLFSLLPIAGLTAPFVTACWLMHLGNHLLQLNQRRNAPRLHS comes from the coding sequence CTGCTGCTGCGCAACCCCCTGTGCGGCCTGTGCTGCCTGCTGGCCATCCTGCTGACCGCCCCCGACCTGGTCGGCGGCGCCCTGCTCGGTGCCCTGGCCGGCCTGCTCACCGCCCAGCGCCGTGGCTACGACCGCGCTGATCGCCAGGCCGGGCTGTACTGCTACAACGGCGTGCTGATCGGCCTGCTGATCAGCGCCGTGTTGCCCTGGTCGGCGATCCTGCCGCCGCTGATCATCGCCGCCGGCGGCCTGTCGAGCATGCTCACCCACCAATGGCGCAAGCGCGGCGGCAAGCTGCTGGTCGCCTACACCGCCCCCTTCGTACTGCTGGGTTGGGCCACCCTGCTGATGGCGACACCCTCGGCCAACGGCTACGTCGAGGCCGATCCGGTGTATGCCCTGCTGCGTGGCGTGGGCCAGATCTTCCTGCTGGACAAGCCCATGGCCGGCCTGCTGATCGTCATCGGCATGTACTTCGCCAACCCGTATGCCGCCACCTGGGCGGTGATCGGCTCGGCAATCGGCGGTGGCGTCGCGCTGCTGGCCGGTGAAGCACAGGGCGCCTGGTTGGGCCTGTATGGCTTCAACGCGGCGCTGGCGGCCCTGGCCTTCAGCCGCCAGGGTGAGAAACCTTGGATGACCCTGCTGGCGATCGCCTGCGCGCTGCTGCTGCAACCGTTGTTCAGCTTGCTGCCCATCGCCGGGCTGACCGCGCCGTTCGTGACCGCCTGCTGGCTGATGCACCTGGGCAACCACCTGCTGCAACTCAACCAGCGCCGCAACGCGCCTCGCTTGCACAGCTGA